The Microbacterium sp. KUDC0406 genome includes a window with the following:
- a CDS encoding IclR family transcriptional regulator → MAEQPLLVLGKIAAILDAFTLTAPTRTAAEIRVITGLPTSTTHRLLGNLVQHGFLDRTGDDFRIGARMAFWAGPAARSRDFTELLAPRLNALRDETGETACFFRAEEGARVCTGLAETRHALRSEMYVGRIQPLHVGSSGRVILAWRDDLLDEITSKPLPALTDATITDPRELRRAVAETRAAGYAITVGERLEATSGLAAPVFDSHSVLVGAVTLMGPTLRMPWERCEGLVDAVVEAGELLTAALGGRHPA, encoded by the coding sequence ATGGCAGAACAGCCGCTCCTGGTCCTGGGGAAGATCGCCGCGATCCTGGACGCCTTCACCCTCACCGCACCGACGCGCACCGCAGCCGAGATCCGCGTGATCACGGGGCTGCCGACGTCGACGACGCACCGTCTGCTGGGGAACCTCGTGCAGCACGGATTCCTCGATCGCACCGGCGACGACTTCCGCATCGGCGCGAGGATGGCGTTCTGGGCCGGGCCGGCGGCCCGCAGCCGCGACTTCACCGAGCTGCTCGCACCGCGCCTGAACGCACTGCGCGACGAGACCGGCGAGACCGCCTGCTTCTTCCGCGCCGAGGAGGGGGCGCGGGTGTGCACCGGCCTGGCCGAGACGCGTCACGCCCTGCGCAGCGAGATGTACGTCGGCCGCATCCAGCCGCTGCACGTGGGCAGCTCGGGCCGGGTCATCCTCGCCTGGCGCGACGACCTGCTCGACGAGATCACGTCGAAGCCGCTGCCCGCCCTCACGGACGCGACGATCACCGACCCCCGCGAACTGCGGCGTGCCGTCGCCGAGACGCGTGCCGCCGGCTACGCGATCACCGTCGGCGAGCGGCTCGAGGCGACCTCGGGCCTGGCCGCTCCCGTGTTCGACTCGCACTCCGTGCTGGTCGGCGCCGTCACGCTGATGGGCCCGACGCTGCGGATGCCCTGGGAGCGCTGCGAGGGGCTGGTGGATGCCGTCGTCGAGGCCGGCGAGCTGCTCACGGCCGCGCTGGGCGGCCGTCATCCCGCATAG